The Nitrobacter hamburgensis X14 genome contains the following window.
GCTCCTCGGAAACGAAGCGCTCGAACAGGAGGTCGTTGCGTTCCGGATCGATCGAAGTGATGCCGAGCACGTAGCAGACGGCAGAGTTCGCGGCAGACCCCCTGCCCTGACACAAAATGTCCCTGCTGCGGGCGAAACGGACGATGGAATTCACCGTCAGGAAGTAAGGGGCATATTGCAGCCGCTCGATCAATCTCAGTTCGTGCTCGAGCGTGGGCCTGACCTCGTCGGGCAGGCCCTCCGGGTAACGCTCCGCCGCGCCCTCCCATGTCAGCTTCTCCAGCGCCTGCTGCGGTGTCAGGCCCGGCATGGTCCGTTCTTCCGGATACTGATAGGCGAGTTCGTCCATGCTGAAGGTGCACCGGCCGGCGATCGCGACCGTGCGGGCGAGGGCTTCCGGGTAACGCGCAAACAGTCGCGTCATCTCGTCCGGAGGCTTGAGATAACGATCTGCGTGGCGCTCACGGCGAAAGCCGGCTTCGTCGATCGTGACGTTGTGCCGGATGCAAGTGACGACGTCCTGCAGGATCCGTCGCGCCGGCTCATGGAAAAGCACGTCGTTGGTGACGACCGTCGCTACCCGAAAACGCTGTGCCATATTGTTCAGTTCGTGGATCCGCATCTGATCGTTCGGGCGGCGGCGCAGCGTCAGTGCCATGTGGGCGCGATCGCCGAACGTGTCGCGCAGGCGGCGGATCCGCTGCGCGCAGGCATCGTCAGCCACGTCCGGAACAAGCGCGGCGATCAAACCTTCGGACCAGTCGACGACATCTTCCCAGTTCAAGATGCATTTCGCTTTACCGCCGCGCGTCTTGCCGATTGAAAGCAACCGGCAAAGCCGTGAGTACGCCGGCCGGTCAGTCGGGTAGACCAGGACGGACATGCCGTCGGCGAGATCGAGGCGGCAGCCGACGATCAGGCGCACGCCGGTCACCTTGGCGGCCTCATGGGCGCGCACGATGCCGGCGAGGCTGTTGTGGTCCACGATCGCCAGCGCTTCGATGCCGAGCGACGCGGCATGCGCGAACAATTCCTCGCAGGACGACGCTCCCCGCAGGAACGAGAAGTGCGACGTGACCTGGAGCTCGGCATAACGGGACGTCATCCGAAAATCCCGTGCAGAAACCACTTGTGGGACCCGGTCGCCGCGTCCTCGCCGTCGCCAGCGCGAAAAATCCAGAAACGTTCACCGGCATCGTCCTCGACCTGGAAGTAGTCCCGGACCGCGATCAGCTCGGTGTCGCGCTTCCACCACTCGCCGAATACTCGCTCGGGACCGTCGGCTTTCCTGACGCGCCGCCGCGAGCCCCGCCAGGTGAAATTGACCGGCGGATGGTCAGGAAGCAGCGCGACAGTCTCGATGAGCTCGGGCGGGGCTAATAACCGGGCAGGACGGGGCCAATGCGCGGGCCAACCCTCTTTGGAAGCCGGGGCGGCTGCGGCGACTCGCCGGAATGATCGTTCCGGAACATCACTCGCCACAGGTTCGAACCGATAAAGCCGGGTCTCACCGACCCGGTTTGAGAGGATGTCGATCAGCCCGGATATATCCGCTTCCGGCTCGTCGACCAGCGACGAGATCGTCTGCTTGGTATTGAACGGATCGGCTGCGGTTGCCGCGAGCCGCATGATCTCGATGCCGAAGCCGGGGTCGACCTTCTCGATCTTGTCACAGAGCAATCGCGTCAGCCGCTTCGCATCACGCACCGGCTGGGCAGTCCCGATCCTGATCGCCTGCACCCGGTTGTCGACCAGCCCAAATAGAAGGTCGAGGCGCCGGGCTCCGAGACCCCGCAACTCCATTTCCTGGCAGAGTTTTATGGTCAGTTTGGCGACATAGCGCGCGATGGTCTCTGGTGCGCCGATCGGTTCGGCGAAAAGCTGCTGCGTCTCGATGATGTCTGGAGGCCGCACGGGTTCGATGGGATCGCCGGTCCGGCCCGTGGCTTGGTCCATCCTGCGGCCGAGCTCGGGACCGAACCTTAACGTGAGTGGTGCACGCGGCGTCGCCAGCAGATCGGATACCCGTTCGAAACCAAGCCGGCCAAGATCGTCGACGATGTCGGCAGTCAGCCGGAGCGCCGCGATCGGCAGCGGCTTGATCCTCTCGGCGCTTTCACATTCGGGAATAACCAAACTCGACTGGGCCGCAAACCGAGCCAGTGCGTGTGCAGCACCTCGTGTGTCCGCCATCGCCGCGCGCGCTGTTATGCCGACACCTTCCAGGCGCGAAATCATGTCGGCCAGTATGGCGTCCTCGCCACCGTGGAGGTGGCTGGCACCTGTCGCATCGATGACGAGGCCGTCCGGACCGTCGATGGCGACGACCGGTGAGTAGCGCAGCGCCCAGACAGCGAGACGTTCGAGCGCCTCGCCATCTGCAGCGGGATCCGCGTGATGGATGACCAGCTCCTTCACCAGGGCCTGCGCCTTTGTCGCGGGCATTCCGACGCGCAGGCCGATCCGTATCGCGACGGCATTCGCCGCAACAACCTCGCGCCGTCGTCCGGCCTGGCCTACCAGCACAAGCGGCATCGCTGGATCAGGCGCTGCGGCGCCCATGTTGCGTCGTAGCCGATCGGTCGGCCACGTCGGCAGGTAAAGCGAGACGACCCTGGACATCACACGCATCCATTACAAAGTCCGCGCTTTCGCCGGCGCGGCATCGGATCAACTCAAGCAGCCATCGGGCGCGGCCAACGCCCGGCACCGGCAATGGACTCGATGGCAGCGTCGACACCCGCCATCTCGTCGCCGACGCCGTCGGCTGTCCGAAATCCGCCGCTTCGGTCTGCCGTCGCCACCGTCTCACCGCGATCGCGATCGAACCCGATGCTTCGGCTGCGAGCGACAACCGCCGCGACGACGTCATCGAAAGCCGCGCGACCTCCGCGACCACGGCACCCAGCCCGCCATGACGGACGCCTTCCTCAAAACACGCGAGCACGGTTTTCTCGTCACAGGCGTCGACGTAGATGACACGGTCCGCATGAAGACCCACCTGAGCCAGGGCCGGCGCGAACAGATCCTGCCGGGTGATGCACCACAGGATCTTGCCCTTGGTGCGCGCGGCGATTCGGGCGGCGAACAAGGCGGCCGCGGCGCCGTTGATGGCGGCATTGCCACCTCCCGCCACTTCGTGCAGCGCCCCGAGCGCAAGGCCGCCACCCGGTAGCCGGCTGTCGATTGCCTCCACGCCGAACGGAAGCACTGTCCTGGCGCGCAACGGCACACCCTCAAGACGTTGAATCTGCTCGCGAAGCCGCAGAACGGCGGGTTGGACCAAAGCACTCATGCCCTCTTCAAACGTTCTCGAGACGGTATTGTTCTTGATTTGTTCGTATTGCTCGATAAGAGTCAACCGGCCGTTCCGGTTCCGAAGCGACGAGTTCGCGCAAAAAAAAGCGGAAGTCGTTGTGACGACGAAAAGAATCGCGGAGTCTGTTTTTTCATTAAAGGACGATCGAACTCGTGCAGCCGGCGGCCCCCTATCTCGACAGTCTCAATCCGGAACAGCGCAGGGCCGTGGAGCATGGCACCGCGGGACCGGGTCCCTTCGCGCCCTTGCTGGTGATAGCCGGTGCTGGATCCGGCAAGACCAACACGCTGGCGCATCGGGTCGCGCACCTGATCGTCAATGGCGCCGACCCGCGGCGCATCTTGCTGATGACGTTCTCGCGCCGCGCCGCCTCCGAAATGACCAGGCGAGTCGAACGGATCGCCCGCAAAGTGATGGGCGACAATGCCGGCGTTTTGACCGACGCGTTGACCTGGTCTGGCACCTTCCACGGTATCGGGGCCCGGCTGCTGCGTGATTATTCAGACCAGATCGGACTCGATCCCCAGTTCACGATTCACGACCGCGAGGATTCCGCCGACCTGATGAATCTCATCAGGCATGAGAAAGGATTCTCGAAAACGGAGAGCCGGTTTCCGACCAAGGGCACGTGTCTCTCGATCTATTCGCGTTGCGTCAATGCCGAGACTGCGATCGAGCAGGTGCTTGGTGCATCCTATCCGTGGTGCTCCGGATGGGCGACTGAACTGAAGGAATTGTTCGCGGCCTACGTCGAGGCCAAGCAAAAGCAGAACGTGCTCGATTACGACGACCTGCTGCTATACTGGGCGCAAACCATGAGCGATCCGGCGCTGGCTGATGATATTGGTGGCCGCTTCGACCATGTTCTCGTTGATGAGTACCAGGACACCAACCGACTGCAGTCGTCGATCCTGCTGGCGCTAAAGCCTGGCGGCCATGGCCTCACGGTGGTCGGTGACGACGCACAATCGATCTATTCGTTCCGCGCGGCCACGGTGCGCAACATCCTGGATTTCCCGACGCAATTCTCGCCGCCTGCCAGCGTCATCACACTCGATCGCAATTACCGTTCGACGCAGACCATCCTCGCCGCTGCAAACGGCGTGATCGATCTGGCGAAGGAGCGCTTTACCAAAAACCTCTGGACCGAACGGGCATCGGGCTCGAGACCTCAACTTGTCACGGTACGTGACGAAGCCGACCAGGCGCGCTTCATCGTCGAGCGCATTTTGGAAAACCGCGAGTCCGGCACTCTGCTTAAGGAGCAAGCGGTGCTGTTTCGGACCTCGAGCCACAGCGGTCCGCTCGAAGTCGAGCTGACCCGGCGAAACATCCCTTTCGTCAAGTTTGGGGGACTGAAGTTCCTCGACGCTGCTCACATCAAGGACATGCTGGCGTTGCTGCGGTTCATCGAGAATCCGCGGGATCGCGTCGCCGGATTCCGCCTGCTGCATCTGCTACCCGGTGTCGGACCGGCATCGGCGCAACGCGTGCTCGACCACATGGCGGAAGCGGCGGATCCGATCGCCGCGCTCTCTAGTATCCTCGCTCCGCCCCGCGCCGGCGACGACTGGAAGGCTTTTATACAGGCCGTTGGCGAACTGCGCTATTCGGAATGGCCCTCCGACCTTGAGCGTGCGCGGCTCTGGTACGAACCGCATCTTGACCGCATCCACGAAGATGCGGAGACCCGGCGTGCCGATTTGATCCAGCTCGAGCAAATTGCCAGCGGCTACTCGTCCCGTGAAAAATTTCTCACCGAACTAACGCTTGATCCTCCGGATGCCACCAGCGACCAGGCCGGCGTGCCGCTCCTTGATGAGGACTACCTGATCCTGTCAACGATTCACTCAGCAAAGGGACAGGAATGGAAATCGGTATTCGTGCTTAATGTCGTCGACGGTTGCATACCGTCGGACCTCGGTGCCGGAACTTCGGCAGAGATCGAGGAAGAGCGCCGGCTTCTTTATGTCTCCATGACGCGCGCGAAGGACGACCTGCATCTTGTCGTGCCGCAACGCTTCTTCACGCACGGGCAGCATGCGCAGGGCGACCGGCATGTTTATGCCTCGAGGACGCGGTTTATACCGGACCGCCTGCTCGGATTGTTCGAGAAGACCACGTGGCCGCTTGCGATTGCCGGAACCGCAGCCGCAGCGCGGGCCACAGGCCAGGGTGCGCGCATCGACGTCGGCGCCCGCATGCGCGGGATGTGGCGGTAGGAGTTTTTCGGGTGTGCTGGTGTGGACGGCCTCTCATCCCCACGGTTTTATGGCGCTCTCGGCGTCAGAGATAGATGAGAGGAAAGTCTAGTGAATATTCCCATTCGTATCGGCATGGATACTTCGAAGTCGGTGTTCCAGCTTCACGGTGTTGATGAGAATGAGGTAGTGGTCGTCCGGCGCCAGTTTCGGCGAGCCGAGATGATCCGCTACTTCGAGCGGCTTCCGCCAGTTCTCGTCGCCATAGAGTCTTGCGGCAGCTCGCACCATTGGGGCCGCCTGCTGCAGTCGTTTGGACACGAGGTAAAGCTAATCCCGCCTCAATATGTGAAAGCCTACGTGAAGCGTGGCAAGAACGACGCGGCCGACGCCGAGGCGCTGTGCGAGGCGGTCACCCGACCTAGCATGCGGTTCGTACCGGTAAAATCGAAGGAACGGCAAGCGGCCTGCATGTTGATGACCGTGCGGGAACGCCTGGTCAGCGTGAAGTCGCAGCTCTCCAATGCTTTCAGGAGCTATGCCGCTGAGTTTGGTATCGTCGGCCCCGCCGGCCGGCAGAACGTCGCGGCACTCATCAAACGTGTGCTCGAAGACGATAGCCTTCCGGAAATGGCGCGGGATCTCTTCCGCCTTCAGGCGGACGAGTATGCCGCGGTCCAAGCTCGCCTAGCGAAGATCGAAGCCAAGCTAATGAAGTGGCATCGCGAGGATGACATCAGCAGGCGTATTGCGACAATTCCCGGCATCGGTCCGATTGGGTCGTCGATGCTCAGCATGAAGGCTCCGCCGCCTGAGACGTTCAGATCGGGTCGCGACTTTGCGGCATGGCTCGGACTGACGCCCAAGGATCATTCAACGGGCGGTCGGCAAAGACTCGGCGGCATCACAAAGGCCGGAGATTCTGCACTGCGATCGACGTTGATCGTCGGTGCGACCGCGCTGCTGAGGCATGTCCGAAAGGGTCGCCATAAGCCCACACCGTGGCTCGCTTCGCTGCTGGAGCGAAAGCCGCCGAAGTTGGTCGCGGTGGCCTTGGCCAACAAGTTTGCCCGCATCGCTTGGCGCTTGATGATATCGGGCGGCGTGTACAACCGGCCGGTAGTCGCCATACCGACTTGATCTGAAATCGGCCCGCGAGCAAGGTTGCTCGGCGGATTGCCCACGAACTTGCAGGACGCAGTAGATGGAAGGACCGATCGGTCGATACGCGCGAGCTTCCGAAGATTACACTGGCACCACGAGTGTCGCCCATGTGCTTGGAGCGTGCGTAGCGAACACCATCTCGGCCAGCGGACTTTGTCCGCGCAAACAGGCCGGACATCTGATAGCAAGCGATCTGGCCAGAAGTCTGCTACAATACTGACAAGTGGGGGGCCGTCCACATCTGCAATCTCTACTCAATGACCACGAATATCGAAGCCATCCGGCGACTGTTTCAGGTCGACGCTTCGAACGACACGTCCGGCAATCTGCCGGCGATGCCCGGCATCTACCCTGACTATTCCGCGCCGATCGTTCGCAACGGCGCCTCTGGACGCGAGATTGCGATGGCGCGCTGGGGCATGCCATCGTCGCAAAAGGCGCTGATGGATGCCACCAAAAAGCGCGCAGAGAAACTGCAGGCCAAGGGCAAGACTGTCGACTTCAAGGAACTGCTACGTATGGAGCCGGACAGCGGGACCACGAACATCAGAAACATCTCAAGCGCCCATTGGAAGCGGTGGCTCGGCGCAGACAACCGCTGCCTGGTGCCGTTCGCCTTCCCATTCATGCCGCTCTCCCGGGAACGAGGACGGCGTAATCGGCCGCCGATGTCGTCTTCACGTGGGTCTTCGGCAGATGCGGATAGGCACTGAGATCGAGCGGCGCCGGACGGCGCTCAATCCGGGCTCGCGGCCTCGGGCCCGCGCGATCCGGACATAGTCCTTCACCACCGTGTAGCCGCCGCCGAACCCATGCTCGTCGCGCAGCCGTTCGAAGATCCGCTTCGCCGTGTGCCGCTGCTTCACCGGACCAGCCCGGTCCGCCTCCAGGATCGCATCAATCACCGGCAACAGCGCACCCAGTTCGGCTTCGCGACCGGCTTCATGCGCGTGTAGCCAGGCGGCAGCGAGAACCGGCACATCTTCAAGACCGTCTCGCGGCTCAGCCCGAATACCCGTGCCGCCTCACGACGGCTGTGGCCTTCGATGAAGACGAAGTGCCGGACGGCGGCGTAGACTTCCACAGCAAACATCCCGGCCGACCCCCAAAAGGAACCAGCCTGGCCACTGGACGGTTTTTACTCCGCTCGCGCCCGCATCAAACCGACGCTACATGACCTAATTTGTCAACGCCGCGCACATCGCCGACGGCTCGGATAATTTCACCACGCGCTGTCTGGTGGATGTGTGCTTTCTGGCGACGAAGCCGCTGGTGACTGCCGCGCTTGGAGTGTTCGACGGATTTTCTGACGACGATCCGCGCCCACGAAAAAATGCTGATGGCGAGTTCAATCCGACCTACCGTTGTTTGTTTGCCGAACCGCCGCCGGCGGGCACGGCAGCCGAGCTGCCAGCAAGCGGGCATTCTCGGCGCGCTGGCCGGCGTACTCGGCTTGATGACGGCGCTGGAGTCATTCGCGCGATCGTCGGATTCGGCGAAGGGCTGGTCGGACGCCTGCTGAGGATCGGCGGCCGTTTGAGGCTAAGGCTGAGCTGCCCAAGATCAGTGGAACTCCGAAATCGAGCCCTAAAATGCTTCGACGTTTAGCATCGTCCGCAGCGGCTTCCTAAAGATCAGGAACACAATCCCCGTGATGCTGGCGAGCGCAGCGATCATCAGAAAGAAGCTCATCTTGTCCATGGTGCTCCAAAAGCTCCCGAGCCAACCGGCGAGGAGGTTGCCAACGAAGTTTGTGGTGAGCCACAAGCCCATCATCGCCGAGACCATGCGGGCAGGGGATAGTTTAGAGACTAGCGAGAGCCCAATCGGCGAGAGGTAAAGCTCGCCCATGGTGATGATCACGAAATAGGCAAGGAGCCACAGCCAGTTCGCCTTGTCTCCACCCGACTGCCAGGCCGCCACCGCCATGATCAGATAGGAGACGGCGCAGGCAAAGCAGCCGAAGGCCATTTTGCTTAGGGTCGAAGGCTCCTGGCTCCGTCGCGCCTGCCAACTCCAAAGCCCCAATACGAGCGGCGTGAATGCCAAAATCATGAAGGGATTGAATGCCTGAAACCAGGTAACCGGGATTTCTCCGCGCCAGAAAATGAGGTTGATCGAGCGGTCGGTGAAATCGCTGGCCCACAGTGCGATGGTGTTGCCCTGCTGTTCATAGGTCGCCCAGAACAGGCTCGTCGG
Protein-coding sequences here:
- a CDS encoding ImuA family protein, which codes for MSALVQPAVLRLREQIQRLEGVPLRARTVLPFGVEAIDSRLPGGGLALGALHEVAGGGNAAINGAAAALFAARIAARTKGKILWCITRQDLFAPALAQVGLHADRVIYVDACDEKTVLACFEEGVRHGGLGAVVAEVARLSMTSSRRLSLAAEASGSIAIAVRRWRRQTEAADFGQPTASATRWRVSTLPSSPLPVPGVGRARWLLELIRCRAGESADFVMDACDVQGRLALPADVADRSATTQHGRRSA
- a CDS encoding ATP-dependent helicase yields the protein MQPAAPYLDSLNPEQRRAVEHGTAGPGPFAPLLVIAGAGSGKTNTLAHRVAHLIVNGADPRRILLMTFSRRAASEMTRRVERIARKVMGDNAGVLTDALTWSGTFHGIGARLLRDYSDQIGLDPQFTIHDREDSADLMNLIRHEKGFSKTESRFPTKGTCLSIYSRCVNAETAIEQVLGASYPWCSGWATELKELFAAYVEAKQKQNVLDYDDLLLYWAQTMSDPALADDIGGRFDHVLVDEYQDTNRLQSSILLALKPGGHGLTVVGDDAQSIYSFRAATVRNILDFPTQFSPPASVITLDRNYRSTQTILAAANGVIDLAKERFTKNLWTERASGSRPQLVTVRDEADQARFIVERILENRESGTLLKEQAVLFRTSSHSGPLEVELTRRNIPFVKFGGLKFLDAAHIKDMLALLRFIENPRDRVAGFRLLHLLPGVGPASAQRVLDHMAEAADPIAALSSILAPPRAGDDWKAFIQAVGELRYSEWPSDLERARLWYEPHLDRIHEDAETRRADLIQLEQIASGYSSREKFLTELTLDPPDATSDQAGVPLLDEDYLILSTIHSAKGQEWKSVFVLNVVDGCIPSDLGAGTSAEIEEERRLLYVSMTRAKDDLHLVVPQRFFTHGQHAQGDRHVYASRTRFIPDRLLGLFEKTTWPLAIAGTAAAARATGQGARIDVGARMRGMWR
- a CDS encoding Y-family DNA polymerase, which encodes MSRVVSLYLPTWPTDRLRRNMGAAAPDPAMPLVLVGQAGRRREVVAANAVAIRIGLRVGMPATKAQALVKELVIHHADPAADGEALERLAVWALRYSPVVAIDGPDGLVIDATGASHLHGGEDAILADMISRLEGVGITARAAMADTRGAAHALARFAAQSSLVIPECESAERIKPLPIAALRLTADIVDDLGRLGFERVSDLLATPRAPLTLRFGPELGRRMDQATGRTGDPIEPVRPPDIIETQQLFAEPIGAPETIARYVAKLTIKLCQEMELRGLGARRLDLLFGLVDNRVQAIRIGTAQPVRDAKRLTRLLCDKIEKVDPGFGIEIMRLAATAADPFNTKQTISSLVDEPEADISGLIDILSNRVGETRLYRFEPVASDVPERSFRRVAAAAPASKEGWPAHWPRPARLLAPPELIETVALLPDHPPVNFTWRGSRRRVRKADGPERVFGEWWKRDTELIAVRDYFQVEDDAGERFWIFRAGDGEDAATGSHKWFLHGIFG
- a CDS encoding IS110 family transposase; amino-acid sequence: MDTSKSVFQLHGVDENEVVVVRRQFRRAEMIRYFERLPPVLVAIESCGSSHHWGRLLQSFGHEVKLIPPQYVKAYVKRGKNDAADAEALCEAVTRPSMRFVPVKSKERQAACMLMTVRERLVSVKSQLSNAFRSYAAEFGIVGPAGRQNVAALIKRVLEDDSLPEMARDLFRLQADEYAAVQARLAKIEAKLMKWHREDDISRRIATIPGIGPIGSSMLSMKAPPPETFRSGRDFAAWLGLTPKDHSTGGRQRLGGITKAGDSALRSTLIVGATALLRHVRKGRHKPTPWLASLLERKPPKLVAVALANKFARIAWRLMISGGVYNRPVVAIPT